From Coffea arabica cultivar ET-39 chromosome 2e, Coffea Arabica ET-39 HiFi, whole genome shotgun sequence, the proteins below share one genomic window:
- the LOC113732599 gene encoding histidinol dehydrogenase, chloroplastic-like isoform X4 → MRSYRLSDLNQSEVDNLKARPRIDFSSIFSVVQPIVDDVRGRGDAAVKEYTARFDKVELDNIVEDINELPDPELEEAVQEAFDVAYNNIFAFHAAQKPGEKIIENMTGVRCKRVARSIASVGLYVPGGTAVLPSTALMLSVPAQIAGCKTVVLATPPARDGSICKEVLYCAKKAGVTHILKAGGAQAISAMAWGTESCPKVEKIYGPGNQYVTAAKMILQNSEAMVSIDMPAGPSEVLVIADKHASPVHIASDLLSQAEHGPDSQVVLVLAGDGINLDVIHEEIYKQCQSLPRGEFASKALSHSFTVLARNMVEAINFSNMYAPEHLIINVEDAEKWESFIENAGSVFLGQWAPESVGDYASGTNHVLPTYGYARMYGGVSLDSFLKYITVQSLTEEGLRNLGPYVATMADVEGLEAHKRAVTLRLQDIEARQTSNWR, encoded by the exons ATGAGGTCTTATAGATTATCAGACCTTAATCAGTCAGAGGTTGATAATTTAAAAGCTCGTCCCCGTATTGATTTCTCTTCAATTTTCAGTGTG gttcaGCCCATTGTTGATGATGTGCGTGGTCGAGGGGATGCTGCTGTTAAAGA ATATACTGCACGGTTTGACAAAGTTGAATTGGACAATATAGTTGAGGATATTAATGAGCTCCCAGATCCAGAG CTTGAGGAGGCTGTTCAAGAAGCATTTGATGTGGCTTATAATAACATATTTGCCTTTCACGCTGCACAAAAGCCAGGTGAAAAAATCATTGAGAATATGACT GGTGTCAGGTGTAAACGTGTAGCAAGGAGCATTGCTTCTGTGGGTCTTTATGTTCCTGGAGGAACTGCTGTGTTGCCTTCAACAGCGTTGATGCTTTCAGTT CCTGCTCAAATTGCTGGGTGCAAAACTGTTGTACTTGCAACTCCCCCTGCTCGGGATGGAAGCATTTGTAAG GAAGTGCTGTATTGTGCTAAAAAAGCTGGTGTTACACACATTCTTAAAGCTGGAGGCGCTCAG GCAATTTCCGCAATGGCTTGGGGGACAGAATCTTGTCCCAAG GTTGAGAAGATATATGGGCCTGGAAATCAGTATGTCACAGCTGCAAAAATGATTCTGCAG AACAGTGAGGCTATGGTATCTATTGACATGCCTGCTGGACCATCTGAAGTGCTTGTTATTGCTGACAAACACGCAAGTCCTGTCCATATAGCGTCTGATTTACTTTCCCAG GCTGAACACGGCCCTGATAGCCAGGTTGTTCTGGTACTTGCTGGGGATGGCATTAATTTAGATGTGATTCATGAGGAAATCTACAAACAATGCCAAAGCCTTCCTAGAGGGGAGTTTGCTTCAAAAGCACTCAGCCACAGCTTCACAGTATTAGCACGCAATATGGTTGAG GCCATAAATTTCTCAAACATGTATGCGCCTGAACATCTGATCATCAATGTGGAAGATGCTGAGAAGTGGGAAAGTTTCATCGAGAATGCAG GATCTGTATTTTTAGGGCAGTGGGCTCCTGAGAGTGTTGGAGATTATGCAAGTGGAACAAACCATGTACTTCCCACTTATGGCTATGCAAGGATGTATGGTGGTGTCTCTTTAGACTCCTTCCTAAAGTACATTACGGTGCAGTCTTTAACAGAAGAAGGCCTGAGGAATCTTGGTCCTTATGTGGCCACCATGGCTGATGTTGAGGGGCTGGAAGCACACAAAAGAGCTGTAACCCTCAGGCTACAGGACATAGAAGCAAGACAAACATCTAATTGGAGATAA
- the LOC113732599 gene encoding histidinol dehydrogenase, chloroplastic-like isoform X5, translating into MRSYRLSDLNQSEVDNLKARPRIDFSSIFSVPIVDDVRGRGDAAVKEYTARFDKVELDNIVEDINELPDPELEEAVQEAFDVAYNNIFAFHAAQKPGEKIIENMTGVRCKRVARSIASVGLYVPGGTAVLPSTALMLSVPAQIAGCKTVVLATPPARDGSICKEVLYCAKKAGVTHILKAGGAQAISAMAWGTESCPKVEKIYGPGNQYVTAAKMILQNSEAMVSIDMPAGPSEVLVIADKHASPVHIASDLLSQAEHGPDSQVVLVLAGDGINLDVIHEEIYKQCQSLPRGEFASKALSHSFTVLARNMVEAINFSNMYAPEHLIINVEDAEKWESFIENAGSVFLGQWAPESVGDYASGTNHVLPTYGYARMYGGVSLDSFLKYITVQSLTEEGLRNLGPYVATMADVEGLEAHKRAVTLRLQDIEARQTSNWR; encoded by the exons ATGAGGTCTTATAGATTATCAGACCTTAATCAGTCAGAGGTTGATAATTTAAAAGCTCGTCCCCGTATTGATTTCTCTTCAATTTTCAGTGTG CCCATTGTTGATGATGTGCGTGGTCGAGGGGATGCTGCTGTTAAAGA ATATACTGCACGGTTTGACAAAGTTGAATTGGACAATATAGTTGAGGATATTAATGAGCTCCCAGATCCAGAG CTTGAGGAGGCTGTTCAAGAAGCATTTGATGTGGCTTATAATAACATATTTGCCTTTCACGCTGCACAAAAGCCAGGTGAAAAAATCATTGAGAATATGACT GGTGTCAGGTGTAAACGTGTAGCAAGGAGCATTGCTTCTGTGGGTCTTTATGTTCCTGGAGGAACTGCTGTGTTGCCTTCAACAGCGTTGATGCTTTCAGTT CCTGCTCAAATTGCTGGGTGCAAAACTGTTGTACTTGCAACTCCCCCTGCTCGGGATGGAAGCATTTGTAAG GAAGTGCTGTATTGTGCTAAAAAAGCTGGTGTTACACACATTCTTAAAGCTGGAGGCGCTCAG GCAATTTCCGCAATGGCTTGGGGGACAGAATCTTGTCCCAAG GTTGAGAAGATATATGGGCCTGGAAATCAGTATGTCACAGCTGCAAAAATGATTCTGCAG AACAGTGAGGCTATGGTATCTATTGACATGCCTGCTGGACCATCTGAAGTGCTTGTTATTGCTGACAAACACGCAAGTCCTGTCCATATAGCGTCTGATTTACTTTCCCAG GCTGAACACGGCCCTGATAGCCAGGTTGTTCTGGTACTTGCTGGGGATGGCATTAATTTAGATGTGATTCATGAGGAAATCTACAAACAATGCCAAAGCCTTCCTAGAGGGGAGTTTGCTTCAAAAGCACTCAGCCACAGCTTCACAGTATTAGCACGCAATATGGTTGAG GCCATAAATTTCTCAAACATGTATGCGCCTGAACATCTGATCATCAATGTGGAAGATGCTGAGAAGTGGGAAAGTTTCATCGAGAATGCAG GATCTGTATTTTTAGGGCAGTGGGCTCCTGAGAGTGTTGGAGATTATGCAAGTGGAACAAACCATGTACTTCCCACTTATGGCTATGCAAGGATGTATGGTGGTGTCTCTTTAGACTCCTTCCTAAAGTACATTACGGTGCAGTCTTTAACAGAAGAAGGCCTGAGGAATCTTGGTCCTTATGTGGCCACCATGGCTGATGTTGAGGGGCTGGAAGCACACAAAAGAGCTGTAACCCTCAGGCTACAGGACATAGAAGCAAGACAAACATCTAATTGGAGATAA
- the LOC113732599 gene encoding histidinol dehydrogenase, chloroplastic-like isoform X3 yields the protein MMDCRLLCFNKSSGLFCTSNFGLFDAHRSRITKPTFYLPKSGSFFHTVKCSMRSYRLSDLNQSEVDNLKARPRIDFSSIFSVLEEAVQEAFDVAYNNIFAFHAAQKPGEKIIENMTGVRCKRVARSIASVGLYVPGGTAVLPSTALMLSVPAQIAGCKTVVLATPPARDGSICKEVLYCAKKAGVTHILKAGGAQAISAMAWGTESCPKVEKIYGPGNQYVTAAKMILQNSEAMVSIDMPAGPSEVLVIADKHASPVHIASDLLSQAEHGPDSQVVLVLAGDGINLDVIHEEIYKQCQSLPRGEFASKALSHSFTVLARNMVEAINFSNMYAPEHLIINVEDAEKWESFIENAGSVFLGQWAPESVGDYASGTNHVLPTYGYARMYGGVSLDSFLKYITVQSLTEEGLRNLGPYVATMADVEGLEAHKRAVTLRLQDIEARQTSNWR from the exons GATCATTTTTCCACACTGTGAAGTGCTCAATGAGGTCTTATAGATTATCAGACCTTAATCAGTCAGAGGTTGATAATTTAAAAGCTCGTCCCCGTATTGATTTCTCTTCAATTTTCAGTGTG CTTGAGGAGGCTGTTCAAGAAGCATTTGATGTGGCTTATAATAACATATTTGCCTTTCACGCTGCACAAAAGCCAGGTGAAAAAATCATTGAGAATATGACT GGTGTCAGGTGTAAACGTGTAGCAAGGAGCATTGCTTCTGTGGGTCTTTATGTTCCTGGAGGAACTGCTGTGTTGCCTTCAACAGCGTTGATGCTTTCAGTT CCTGCTCAAATTGCTGGGTGCAAAACTGTTGTACTTGCAACTCCCCCTGCTCGGGATGGAAGCATTTGTAAG GAAGTGCTGTATTGTGCTAAAAAAGCTGGTGTTACACACATTCTTAAAGCTGGAGGCGCTCAG GCAATTTCCGCAATGGCTTGGGGGACAGAATCTTGTCCCAAG GTTGAGAAGATATATGGGCCTGGAAATCAGTATGTCACAGCTGCAAAAATGATTCTGCAG AACAGTGAGGCTATGGTATCTATTGACATGCCTGCTGGACCATCTGAAGTGCTTGTTATTGCTGACAAACACGCAAGTCCTGTCCATATAGCGTCTGATTTACTTTCCCAG GCTGAACACGGCCCTGATAGCCAGGTTGTTCTGGTACTTGCTGGGGATGGCATTAATTTAGATGTGATTCATGAGGAAATCTACAAACAATGCCAAAGCCTTCCTAGAGGGGAGTTTGCTTCAAAAGCACTCAGCCACAGCTTCACAGTATTAGCACGCAATATGGTTGAG GCCATAAATTTCTCAAACATGTATGCGCCTGAACATCTGATCATCAATGTGGAAGATGCTGAGAAGTGGGAAAGTTTCATCGAGAATGCAG GATCTGTATTTTTAGGGCAGTGGGCTCCTGAGAGTGTTGGAGATTATGCAAGTGGAACAAACCATGTACTTCCCACTTATGGCTATGCAAGGATGTATGGTGGTGTCTCTTTAGACTCCTTCCTAAAGTACATTACGGTGCAGTCTTTAACAGAAGAAGGCCTGAGGAATCTTGGTCCTTATGTGGCCACCATGGCTGATGTTGAGGGGCTGGAAGCACACAAAAGAGCTGTAACCCTCAGGCTACAGGACATAGAAGCAAGACAAACATCTAATTGGAGATAA
- the LOC113732599 gene encoding histidinol dehydrogenase, chloroplastic-like isoform X2: protein MMDCRLLCFNKSSGLFCTSNFGLFDAHRSRITKPTFYLPKSGSFFHTVKCSMRSYRLSDLNQSEVDNLKARPRIDFSSIFSVPIVDDVRGRGDAAVKEYTARFDKVELDNIVEDINELPDPELEEAVQEAFDVAYNNIFAFHAAQKPGEKIIENMTGVRCKRVARSIASVGLYVPGGTAVLPSTALMLSVPAQIAGCKTVVLATPPARDGSICKEVLYCAKKAGVTHILKAGGAQAISAMAWGTESCPKVEKIYGPGNQYVTAAKMILQNSEAMVSIDMPAGPSEVLVIADKHASPVHIASDLLSQAEHGPDSQVVLVLAGDGINLDVIHEEIYKQCQSLPRGEFASKALSHSFTVLARNMVEAINFSNMYAPEHLIINVEDAEKWESFIENAGSVFLGQWAPESVGDYASGTNHVLPTYGYARMYGGVSLDSFLKYITVQSLTEEGLRNLGPYVATMADVEGLEAHKRAVTLRLQDIEARQTSNWR, encoded by the exons GATCATTTTTCCACACTGTGAAGTGCTCAATGAGGTCTTATAGATTATCAGACCTTAATCAGTCAGAGGTTGATAATTTAAAAGCTCGTCCCCGTATTGATTTCTCTTCAATTTTCAGTGTG CCCATTGTTGATGATGTGCGTGGTCGAGGGGATGCTGCTGTTAAAGA ATATACTGCACGGTTTGACAAAGTTGAATTGGACAATATAGTTGAGGATATTAATGAGCTCCCAGATCCAGAG CTTGAGGAGGCTGTTCAAGAAGCATTTGATGTGGCTTATAATAACATATTTGCCTTTCACGCTGCACAAAAGCCAGGTGAAAAAATCATTGAGAATATGACT GGTGTCAGGTGTAAACGTGTAGCAAGGAGCATTGCTTCTGTGGGTCTTTATGTTCCTGGAGGAACTGCTGTGTTGCCTTCAACAGCGTTGATGCTTTCAGTT CCTGCTCAAATTGCTGGGTGCAAAACTGTTGTACTTGCAACTCCCCCTGCTCGGGATGGAAGCATTTGTAAG GAAGTGCTGTATTGTGCTAAAAAAGCTGGTGTTACACACATTCTTAAAGCTGGAGGCGCTCAG GCAATTTCCGCAATGGCTTGGGGGACAGAATCTTGTCCCAAG GTTGAGAAGATATATGGGCCTGGAAATCAGTATGTCACAGCTGCAAAAATGATTCTGCAG AACAGTGAGGCTATGGTATCTATTGACATGCCTGCTGGACCATCTGAAGTGCTTGTTATTGCTGACAAACACGCAAGTCCTGTCCATATAGCGTCTGATTTACTTTCCCAG GCTGAACACGGCCCTGATAGCCAGGTTGTTCTGGTACTTGCTGGGGATGGCATTAATTTAGATGTGATTCATGAGGAAATCTACAAACAATGCCAAAGCCTTCCTAGAGGGGAGTTTGCTTCAAAAGCACTCAGCCACAGCTTCACAGTATTAGCACGCAATATGGTTGAG GCCATAAATTTCTCAAACATGTATGCGCCTGAACATCTGATCATCAATGTGGAAGATGCTGAGAAGTGGGAAAGTTTCATCGAGAATGCAG GATCTGTATTTTTAGGGCAGTGGGCTCCTGAGAGTGTTGGAGATTATGCAAGTGGAACAAACCATGTACTTCCCACTTATGGCTATGCAAGGATGTATGGTGGTGTCTCTTTAGACTCCTTCCTAAAGTACATTACGGTGCAGTCTTTAACAGAAGAAGGCCTGAGGAATCTTGGTCCTTATGTGGCCACCATGGCTGATGTTGAGGGGCTGGAAGCACACAAAAGAGCTGTAACCCTCAGGCTACAGGACATAGAAGCAAGACAAACATCTAATTGGAGATAA
- the LOC113732599 gene encoding histidinol dehydrogenase, chloroplastic-like isoform X1 has product MMDCRLLCFNKSSGLFCTSNFGLFDAHRSRITKPTFYLPKSGSFFHTVKCSMRSYRLSDLNQSEVDNLKARPRIDFSSIFSVVQPIVDDVRGRGDAAVKEYTARFDKVELDNIVEDINELPDPELEEAVQEAFDVAYNNIFAFHAAQKPGEKIIENMTGVRCKRVARSIASVGLYVPGGTAVLPSTALMLSVPAQIAGCKTVVLATPPARDGSICKEVLYCAKKAGVTHILKAGGAQAISAMAWGTESCPKVEKIYGPGNQYVTAAKMILQNSEAMVSIDMPAGPSEVLVIADKHASPVHIASDLLSQAEHGPDSQVVLVLAGDGINLDVIHEEIYKQCQSLPRGEFASKALSHSFTVLARNMVEAINFSNMYAPEHLIINVEDAEKWESFIENAGSVFLGQWAPESVGDYASGTNHVLPTYGYARMYGGVSLDSFLKYITVQSLTEEGLRNLGPYVATMADVEGLEAHKRAVTLRLQDIEARQTSNWR; this is encoded by the exons GATCATTTTTCCACACTGTGAAGTGCTCAATGAGGTCTTATAGATTATCAGACCTTAATCAGTCAGAGGTTGATAATTTAAAAGCTCGTCCCCGTATTGATTTCTCTTCAATTTTCAGTGTG gttcaGCCCATTGTTGATGATGTGCGTGGTCGAGGGGATGCTGCTGTTAAAGA ATATACTGCACGGTTTGACAAAGTTGAATTGGACAATATAGTTGAGGATATTAATGAGCTCCCAGATCCAGAG CTTGAGGAGGCTGTTCAAGAAGCATTTGATGTGGCTTATAATAACATATTTGCCTTTCACGCTGCACAAAAGCCAGGTGAAAAAATCATTGAGAATATGACT GGTGTCAGGTGTAAACGTGTAGCAAGGAGCATTGCTTCTGTGGGTCTTTATGTTCCTGGAGGAACTGCTGTGTTGCCTTCAACAGCGTTGATGCTTTCAGTT CCTGCTCAAATTGCTGGGTGCAAAACTGTTGTACTTGCAACTCCCCCTGCTCGGGATGGAAGCATTTGTAAG GAAGTGCTGTATTGTGCTAAAAAAGCTGGTGTTACACACATTCTTAAAGCTGGAGGCGCTCAG GCAATTTCCGCAATGGCTTGGGGGACAGAATCTTGTCCCAAG GTTGAGAAGATATATGGGCCTGGAAATCAGTATGTCACAGCTGCAAAAATGATTCTGCAG AACAGTGAGGCTATGGTATCTATTGACATGCCTGCTGGACCATCTGAAGTGCTTGTTATTGCTGACAAACACGCAAGTCCTGTCCATATAGCGTCTGATTTACTTTCCCAG GCTGAACACGGCCCTGATAGCCAGGTTGTTCTGGTACTTGCTGGGGATGGCATTAATTTAGATGTGATTCATGAGGAAATCTACAAACAATGCCAAAGCCTTCCTAGAGGGGAGTTTGCTTCAAAAGCACTCAGCCACAGCTTCACAGTATTAGCACGCAATATGGTTGAG GCCATAAATTTCTCAAACATGTATGCGCCTGAACATCTGATCATCAATGTGGAAGATGCTGAGAAGTGGGAAAGTTTCATCGAGAATGCAG GATCTGTATTTTTAGGGCAGTGGGCTCCTGAGAGTGTTGGAGATTATGCAAGTGGAACAAACCATGTACTTCCCACTTATGGCTATGCAAGGATGTATGGTGGTGTCTCTTTAGACTCCTTCCTAAAGTACATTACGGTGCAGTCTTTAACAGAAGAAGGCCTGAGGAATCTTGGTCCTTATGTGGCCACCATGGCTGATGTTGAGGGGCTGGAAGCACACAAAAGAGCTGTAACCCTCAGGCTACAGGACATAGAAGCAAGACAAACATCTAATTGGAGATAA